A single window of Synechococcus sp. C9 DNA harbors:
- a CDS encoding glucose-1-phosphate adenylyltransferase produces the protein MKRVLGVILGGGAGTRLYPLTKLRAKPAVPLAGKYRLIDIPVSNCINSEIHKIYVLTQFNSASLNRHINRAYAFSGFVDGFVEVLAAQQTPDNPGWFQGTADAVRQYLWLFSTWDVDQYLILSGDHLYRMDYRDFIAHHQQTGADITLSVIPVEEKPASAFGLMKIDETGRVVAFREKPKGEALREMRVDTRVLGLSPEEAQRKPYIASMGIYVFNKDILCKLLQEDTQRTDFGKEVIPAAIKDYKIQVYLFNDYWEDIGTIESFYEANLALTKQPKPPFSFYDETAPIYTRPRYLPPSKLLDCEISESLISDGCILKNCRVRHSVLGVRSRIQAGCVIEDTLLMGSDFYEPYEQRFAEPSQNHIPLGIGENTVIRRSIVDKNARIGKDVQIINKDWVQEADRETLGFYIRSGIVVVIKNATIPDGTII, from the coding sequence ATGAAGCGGGTTCTAGGGGTGATTTTGGGCGGTGGTGCCGGGACGCGGCTCTATCCTTTGACCAAACTACGGGCGAAGCCAGCGGTGCCCCTAGCCGGTAAGTATCGTTTAATTGATATTCCGGTCAGCAATTGCATCAATTCGGAAATTCACAAAATTTATGTTCTCACCCAGTTCAATTCCGCTTCCTTGAACCGGCATATCAACCGTGCCTATGCGTTTTCCGGGTTTGTGGATGGGTTCGTGGAAGTCCTCGCCGCCCAGCAGACCCCCGACAATCCGGGCTGGTTCCAGGGGACAGCGGATGCGGTGCGTCAGTACCTCTGGTTGTTTTCCACCTGGGATGTGGATCAATACCTGATCCTGTCCGGGGATCACCTGTACCGCATGGACTATCGGGATTTTATTGCCCATCACCAGCAGACCGGGGCGGATATTACCCTGTCGGTGATTCCGGTGGAGGAAAAACCAGCTTCCGCCTTTGGCTTGATGAAAATTGATGAGACGGGGCGTGTGGTTGCGTTTCGGGAAAAACCCAAGGGAGAGGCGTTGCGGGAAATGCGGGTGGATACCAGGGTGTTGGGGTTGTCCCCGGAGGAAGCCCAGCGCAAACCTTACATCGCCTCGATGGGGATTTATGTCTTCAACAAAGACATTTTGTGCAAACTTTTGCAGGAGGATACCCAGCGCACGGATTTTGGGAAAGAGGTGATTCCGGCGGCGATTAAGGACTATAAAATTCAGGTTTATTTATTCAATGACTATTGGGAAGATATTGGGACGATTGAGTCATTTTATGAGGCAAATTTAGCTTTAACCAAACAGCCCAAGCCCCCCTTTAGTTTCTACGATGAAACCGCTCCGATTTACACCCGTCCCCGCTATTTACCGCCGTCGAAACTCTTGGATTGTGAGATTAGTGAGTCCCTGATCAGCGATGGCTGTATTTTGAAAAATTGTCGGGTACGGCATTCAGTTTTGGGGGTGCGCTCCCGGATTCAGGCGGGCTGTGTGATTGAGGATACTTTGCTCATGGGGTCGGATTTTTATGAACCCTATGAACAGCGATTTGCGGAACCGAGCCAAAATCATATCCCCTTAGGAATTGGGGAAAATACGGTGATCCGCCGCTCAATTGTGGATAAAAATGCCCGGATTGGTAAGGATGTGCAAATTATTAACAAAGATTGGGTGCAGGAAGCGGATCGGGAAACCTTGGGGTTCTATATCCGCAGTGGGATTGTGGTGGTGATCAAAAACGCCACGATTCCCGATGGTACGATTATTTAA
- a CDS encoding CsgG/HfaB family protein, which yields MFKIRSYSSAIGGIILFLGILYNPNIRAWAQGVGIEQIQVQTKRRVAVLDFDFASTGVTGLGLSGSVGPAKAISDLLTNRLVQNGTYIVIERSRINQILAEQNLGSSGRIELATAAQVGRLLGADVVVIGTITQFGVQESKSATNYGIFNIVNVTQRQQADVKLTARIVSTSTAEILGVAEGVGTVEHTSGGTMVGQIGSVNVTDARDKILNEAAEQAISQVVEKIAQQESVIAALPILLPDVVAIVADVTLKQVIVNKGAKDGLKPGMILSVERVVREVKDPQTGKVLTRSTQPIGRIQLTKVEANSATGQILAGQGLKIGDLAKPTQ from the coding sequence ATGTTCAAGATCAGAAGCTATTCATCTGCAATTGGCGGAATCATTTTATTCCTAGGTATTTTATACAATCCAAATATTCGAGCCTGGGCGCAAGGGGTTGGTATAGAGCAGATTCAGGTACAGACAAAGAGGCGGGTAGCTGTATTAGATTTTGATTTTGCAAGTACAGGGGTAACTGGTTTAGGATTGTCAGGCTCGGTAGGACCAGCAAAGGCTATCAGTGATCTTTTAACCAATCGGCTTGTACAGAATGGAACCTATATTGTAATTGAACGGAGTAGAATTAACCAAATTTTAGCAGAACAAAATCTGGGTTCATCGGGTCGAATTGAACTAGCAACAGCCGCCCAAGTGGGACGTTTACTTGGAGCAGATGTAGTAGTTATTGGAACAATTACTCAGTTTGGTGTGCAGGAATCAAAATCGGCCACAAACTACGGAATCTTTAATATTGTCAATGTGACACAGAGACAACAGGCAGATGTCAAACTTACCGCTCGAATTGTCAGTACAAGTACTGCAGAAATTTTGGGTGTTGCTGAGGGGGTGGGAACGGTGGAGCATACCAGCGGTGGGACAATGGTAGGACAAATCGGCAGTGTAAATGTTACAGATGCGCGGGACAAAATTCTGAATGAGGCGGCAGAGCAAGCGATTAGTCAGGTGGTTGAAAAAATTGCTCAACAAGAATCTGTTATTGCCGCACTACCAATTTTATTACCGGACGTGGTTGCTATTGTTGCAGATGTAACTCTAAAGCAAGTTATCGTCAATAAAGGCGCAAAAGATGGTCTCAAACCAGGAATGATACTCTCTGTAGAGCGGGTTGTACGAGAGGTTAAAGACCCACAGACGGGTAAAGTCTTAACCAGAAGTACCCAACCTATAGGACGAATACAGTTAACCAAAGTAGAGGCTAACTCGGCAACTGGACAAATTCTGGCTGGTCAAGGGCTGAAAATCGGCGATCTTGCCAAACCAACGCAGTAA
- a CDS encoding DNA methyltransferase, which produces MSQDDKKLRAPRNRTITVSADEISWYSKNLFRLSGYTQPKDIENRTINQDLFEILDWLPDAFVDLLFIDPPYNLTKSFNKTHFQQRPLDEYTEWFESWFPRLLRILKPTASIYICADWQSSSAVHLVAQKYLIVRNRITWEREKGRGAKMNWKNCSEDIWFCTVSDKYFFNVEAVKIKRRVIAPYTDPNGNPKDWERTENGNFRLTYPSNIWTDLTVPFWSMPENTDHPTQKPEKLLAKIILASSSPGDLVFDPFLGSGTTSVVAKKFGRKYVGVEIDLTYCCLTEKRLAIVEYDKSIQGYSDGVFWERNTYQKHTLTGKKEPSNLPLFSPEVER; this is translated from the coding sequence ATGAGTCAAGATGACAAGAAACTACGAGCACCAAGAAACAGAACGATTACCGTTTCTGCCGATGAAATAAGTTGGTATTCAAAGAATTTGTTCAGGCTTTCAGGATATACTCAGCCCAAAGACATTGAGAATAGGACAATCAACCAAGATTTGTTTGAAATACTCGATTGGCTACCAGATGCTTTTGTCGATCTTCTATTTATTGATCCACCCTATAATTTGACAAAATCATTTAACAAAACTCACTTTCAACAGCGTCCACTCGATGAATATACGGAATGGTTTGAGTCTTGGTTTCCCAGGTTATTGAGAATACTAAAACCTACAGCATCAATATATATATGTGCTGATTGGCAATCATCTTCGGCGGTTCATCTTGTGGCACAAAAATATCTTATTGTCCGCAATCGTATAACTTGGGAACGGGAGAAAGGCAGAGGAGCAAAAATGAATTGGAAAAATTGTTCTGAAGATATTTGGTTTTGCACTGTTTCAGACAAGTACTTCTTTAATGTCGAGGCAGTGAAAATCAAACGTCGCGTGATTGCCCCGTACACTGACCCAAACGGAAATCCAAAAGACTGGGAAAGAACCGAGAATGGTAACTTTCGCCTGACTTACCCATCAAACATTTGGACTGACTTGACAGTGCCATTTTGGTCAATGCCAGAAAACACCGACCACCCAACGCAAAAACCAGAAAAACTCCTGGCTAAAATTATCCTCGCAAGTTCCAGTCCTGGAGATTTAGTTTTTGACCCATTCCTGGGTTCCGGCACAACTTCTGTCGTAGCCAAAAAATTTGGAAGAAAATATGTTGGTGTTGAGATTGATTTAACTTATTGTTGCCTCACCGAGAAGCGACTTGCCATAGTAGAATATGACAAATCCATACAAGGTTATTCTGATGGTGTTTTTTGGGAGCGCAATACTTACCAAAAGCATACACTAACGGGAAAAAAAGAACCAAGTAACTTGCCACTCTTCAGCCCAGAAGTTGAAAGGTAA
- a CDS encoding LapA family protein, whose product MVQINAALIFAFCLALVLFSLQNMEPATVHLVGSYTVNYPLAVELILAMGVGATLAWLFGIWNQLQRWLIARRELWRRDQKIAALEKDIEQYRQQPSLPSPVEETVR is encoded by the coding sequence ATGGTGCAGATTAACGCCGCTTTGATCTTTGCCTTCTGTTTGGCACTGGTTTTATTTAGTTTGCAGAATATGGAACCTGCCACCGTACATCTGGTCGGTTCCTACACGGTCAACTATCCCTTGGCGGTGGAATTGATCCTGGCGATGGGGGTGGGGGCGACTTTAGCCTGGCTCTTTGGGATTTGGAACCAGTTACAGCGGTGGTTGATCGCCCGGCGGGAACTGTGGCGGCGGGATCAGAAAATTGCCGCCCTGGAAAAAGATATTGAACAATACCGCCAACAACCCTCCCTGCCCAGCCCGGTGGAGGAAACCGTCCGTTGA
- a CDS encoding universal stress protein: MFKRLVIATDLRDGLYRFSHFLPALGAGGVEAVTFVHGVPYRDVGVRVREDTEALAAASATLTLPTDTGGVQAQRVIRSGKPAEVVVQAAQEVEADLILVGTQQRNALAEKFVGSDALNIMRKCEIPLMVIRPQLVQVLTAEELDLRCRHLFYHLMLPYRGRPESQHLLESVLAQVQKTPVPRVECCHLVWVVEDPIRRDFDPDPQEIRRAEQELQAVAAQLSPHIPQVYTHVRTGNPVEACMTLAQMLDISAVTLTEAHMTKLWDISPSLGGELLRRIPYPLILFSSPDK, encoded by the coding sequence GTGTTCAAGCGATTGGTTATTGCCACAGATTTGCGGGATGGCTTGTACCGATTCAGCCATTTTCTCCCAGCTTTGGGGGCGGGGGGGGTGGAGGCGGTGACCTTTGTGCATGGGGTGCCCTACCGGGATGTGGGGGTGCGGGTACGGGAGGATACGGAGGCACTGGCGGCGGCATCAGCCACGTTAACCTTGCCCACAGACACGGGTGGGGTGCAGGCGCAACGGGTGATTCGTTCGGGGAAACCGGCGGAAGTGGTGGTGCAGGCGGCGCAGGAGGTGGAAGCGGATTTGATCCTCGTGGGCACCCAACAGCGCAATGCCCTGGCGGAAAAGTTTGTGGGGAGTGATGCGCTCAATATCATGCGTAAGTGTGAGATTCCCCTGATGGTGATCCGTCCCCAGTTGGTGCAGGTGTTGACGGCGGAGGAGTTGGATTTGCGGTGCCGCCATCTGTTTTACCATTTGATGTTGCCCTATCGGGGTCGCCCGGAGTCCCAACATTTATTGGAGAGTGTGTTGGCGCAGGTGCAAAAAACCCCCGTGCCCCGGGTGGAATGTTGTCATCTGGTGTGGGTGGTGGAAGACCCAATTCGCCGGGATTTTGACCCTGACCCCCAGGAAATCCGACGGGCGGAACAGGAATTGCAGGCGGTGGCGGCGCAGTTGTCCCCCCACATTCCCCAGGTCTATACCCATGTGCGGACGGGCAACCCGGTGGAAGCCTGTATGACCCTGGCGCAGATGTTGGACATCAGTGCCGTGACCCTCACCGAGGCCCACATGACCAAACTGTGGGATATTTCCCCTTCCCTGGGCGGGGAATTGTTGCGCCGCATTCCCTATCCCTTGATTCTCTTTTCCAGCCCGGATAAGTGA
- a CDS encoding NUDIX hydrolase, whose translation MGNESPELLQKRLWVQGRKFRYEVNRLRLPNGAEGEWDCVRHPGGALAVPVTPEGQLVLVHQYRFAAQGRLLEFPAGTLEAGEDPLTTIQRELQEETGYRAHTWRSLGEFFLAPGYSDEVIYAYLATDLAPLAHQPQRDADEDIRVVLLSPLELQAAIDRGEGVDAKTIASFFLARRFLGGTDFKEV comes from the coding sequence ATGGGCAATGAATCCCCGGAACTTTTGCAGAAGCGGCTTTGGGTACAGGGGCGCAAATTTCGCTATGAGGTCAATCGCCTGCGCCTGCCCAACGGTGCGGAGGGGGAATGGGACTGTGTGCGCCATCCCGGCGGTGCCCTCGCCGTGCCCGTGACACCAGAGGGGCAATTGGTGCTGGTGCATCAGTATCGGTTCGCCGCCCAGGGACGGTTACTCGAATTTCCGGCGGGTACCCTGGAGGCGGGGGAAGACCCCTTGACCACCATCCAGCGGGAATTGCAGGAGGAAACCGGCTATCGGGCGCATACCTGGCGTTCCCTGGGGGAATTTTTCCTGGCTCCCGGCTATTCCGACGAGGTGATCTATGCCTATTTGGCAACGGATTTGGCTCCCTTGGCGCACCAACCCCAGCGGGATGCGGATGAGGACATCCGGGTGGTTTTGCTCTCCCCCTTGGAATTGCAAGCCGCCATTGACCGGGGGGAGGGGGTGGATGCCAAAACCATCGCCAGTTTTTTCCTAGCCCGGCGGTTTTTGGGGGGGACAGATTTTAAGGAAGTTTGA
- the psaM gene encoding photosystem I reaction center subunit XII, giving the protein MELSDTQVFVAMVVALLPLAMAVRLGLALYK; this is encoded by the coding sequence ATGGAACTGTCCGATACCCAGGTGTTTGTGGCGATGGTGGTGGCGTTATTGCCCTTGGCGATGGCGGTGCGGTTAGGCTTGGCTTTGTATAAATAG
- a CDS encoding glutathione S-transferase family protein has translation MLKLYGGSRSRAMIVAWYLEELHIPYEFVRLDMAAGEHRQADYLAINPMGKVPALVDGETVVWESGAILLYLADKYGQLPGEVGQRGHIYQWVLFSNSTLVQALAQGEKREQEMAKLLPPLQQILSDREYITGSELTVADVALGSILGFAVQMFGLDVSPYPAIGAYLQRCSGRPAFQKAMAG, from the coding sequence ATGCTCAAACTTTACGGGGGCAGTCGTTCCCGGGCCATGATTGTCGCCTGGTACCTGGAGGAACTGCACATCCCCTACGAATTTGTCCGGTTAGATATGGCGGCTGGGGAACACCGGCAGGCAGATTATTTAGCCATCAATCCGATGGGCAAGGTACCGGCGCTGGTGGATGGGGAGACGGTGGTGTGGGAGTCCGGGGCAATCCTGTTGTACTTAGCGGATAAGTACGGACAACTGCCTGGGGAGGTCGGGCAACGGGGGCACATCTACCAGTGGGTTCTGTTTAGCAATTCCACCCTGGTGCAAGCCCTGGCGCAGGGGGAAAAACGGGAACAGGAAATGGCTAAACTTTTGCCCCCCTTGCAACAAATTCTCAGCGACCGGGAGTACATCACCGGTTCAGAATTGACGGTGGCGGATGTGGCGTTGGGTTCTATTTTGGGCTTTGCGGTGCAGATGTTTGGCTTGGATGTCAGTCCCTACCCGGCGATTGGGGCGTATTTACAGCGGTGTAGCGGGCGACCGGCATTCCAAAAGGCGATGGCGGGCTAG
- a CDS encoding cyclic nucleotide-binding domain-containing protein — MDRYLGLVSASESGLVIQPLAQADNTGWVAVALPPIFPADPLPPEITPGSLVWVEQDRYLPVGFPSATHSLAHLQTLLNLQTSLVAQQRQQLQDRATWLEERYRHYQTQTAQLAQTQQAWQQHQTTLAQLQGELNSRRALVRFLSAHIQDQEYLLQSQQYLVQYILAQTFAPCGETPAPAPLLEPLLHQIKEQASQLQTHIEHLRTLHHPAPQPSEQHLRNLAHHQQVYQNEQLRWHQLCQELSLLCQSGHPPPAWDWFQSQIQSHWQRTQSLYEQQKNHLQQEQADLQALSARLTLEEQTAQELTQELAQHQRLWQQTSQDYFRWQATYTLQKELLDTLADRLQQAQAQVTELQAQTPTPQTLTSVGVAEWLLKALWGCLSAQWEPASGTVVFLEGLSAEDSAIVLQTGTCATYQPGEPLIQAHDLGQDLYVIQTGLVEVRTPQGNTIALLGPGRIVGEMAFITGARRTADVIALSPTQAVILSRSAMEQLMQHHPQVAAKVLLNLSRLVAERLGRDYTPC; from the coding sequence ATGGACAGGTATTTGGGGTTGGTCAGCGCCAGTGAGAGTGGGTTGGTCATCCAGCCCCTTGCCCAGGCGGATAACACCGGTTGGGTAGCGGTTGCCTTGCCCCCCATATTTCCGGCTGACCCCTTGCCCCCGGAGATCACCCCGGGCAGTTTGGTGTGGGTAGAGCAGGACAGATACCTGCCGGTGGGGTTTCCCAGTGCCACCCATTCCCTGGCGCATTTGCAAACCTTGCTGAATTTGCAGACCTCCCTGGTGGCGCAACAGCGGCAACAACTCCAGGACCGAGCCACCTGGTTGGAAGAGCGATACCGCCATTACCAAACCCAAACGGCACAGTTGGCGCAGACCCAGCAGGCGTGGCAACAACACCAAACCACCCTCGCCCAGCTTCAGGGGGAATTAAATAGCCGCCGGGCCCTGGTGCGTTTTTTGTCAGCGCACATCCAAGACCAGGAGTACCTGCTCCAGTCCCAGCAGTACCTTGTCCAGTACATCCTTGCCCAAACTTTTGCTCCCTGCGGGGAAACCCCTGCGCCCGCCCCGCTCTTGGAGCCTCTATTGCACCAGATCAAAGAGCAAGCCAGCCAACTGCAAACCCACATTGAGCACCTGCGTACCCTGCACCACCCAGCCCCCCAGCCCTCGGAGCAACACCTCCGCAATCTCGCCCACCACCAACAGGTGTACCAAAACGAACAACTCCGCTGGCATCAACTCTGCCAGGAATTGAGCCTCCTTTGTCAAAGCGGTCACCCACCCCCCGCCTGGGACTGGTTTCAGAGCCAAATCCAGAGCCACTGGCAACGCACCCAAAGCCTTTACGAACAGCAAAAAAACCATCTGCAACAGGAACAAGCCGACCTGCAAGCCCTGTCAGCCCGTCTCACGCTTGAGGAACAAACCGCCCAGGAACTCACCCAGGAATTGGCACAACACCAGCGCCTCTGGCAACAAACCAGCCAGGACTACTTCCGTTGGCAAGCCACCTACACCCTGCAAAAGGAACTGCTCGACACCCTCGCCGACCGGCTCCAGCAAGCCCAAGCCCAGGTCACCGAACTGCAAGCCCAAACCCCCACCCCCCAAACCCTCACCTCCGTCGGGGTTGCCGAATGGCTCCTCAAAGCCCTGTGGGGATGCCTGAGCGCCCAATGGGAACCGGCTAGCGGCACGGTCGTATTTTTAGAGGGCTTATCCGCTGAAGATTCCGCCATCGTCCTGCAAACCGGCACCTGCGCCACCTACCAACCGGGGGAACCCCTGATCCAAGCCCACGACCTGGGACAGGATTTATACGTTATCCAAACCGGCTTGGTGGAAGTCCGCACCCCCCAGGGGAATACCATCGCCCTCCTGGGTCCTGGGCGTATCGTCGGGGAAATGGCGTTCATCACCGGTGCCCGCCGGACTGCCGATGTGATTGCCCTCAGCCCCACCCAAGCCGTCATCTTGAGCCGCAGTGCGATGGAGCAGTTGATGCAGCATCACCCCCAAGTCGCCGCCAAGGTTTTGCTAAATCTGTCTCGCCTGGTCGCTGAACGTTTGGGTAGAGACTATACCCCTTGTTGA
- a CDS encoding MoxR family ATPase, translating to MDATRVMTVFSRLRHALNQVIVGQTALVEQLLVAGLAGGHLIIEGVPGTGKTLLVRTLARLIQADFQRIQLTPDILPADILGTSIFDANVARFTFQPGPIFTQILLADEINRTPPKTQAALLEAMQEQQVTLDGQTRPLSDFFWVIATQNSLEFEGTYPLPEAQLDRFLFKLVVDYPDLESEKKMLKSEFSGLGKPAHLALLHPLTTVQELLECRQILSQIVVSDNLVDYLLHLVQRTRQHPDVSLGASPRAAVVWLASSRAQAAIQGREFVTPDDVKSVALPLLRHRLLLRPEAQLEGLKVDTVIQNILAQVPVPR from the coding sequence ATGGATGCGACAAGGGTAATGACGGTGTTTTCTCGCCTGCGGCATGCGCTCAATCAGGTGATTGTTGGGCAAACGGCACTGGTGGAGCAATTGCTGGTGGCAGGTCTGGCGGGGGGGCATCTGATTATTGAAGGGGTGCCGGGGACGGGCAAAACCCTGTTGGTTCGCACCTTGGCTCGCTTGATTCAGGCGGATTTTCAGCGCATCCAACTGACCCCGGATATTTTACCTGCGGATATTTTGGGTACCAGTATTTTTGATGCCAACGTCGCTCGGTTTACTTTTCAACCGGGACCGATTTTTACCCAGATTTTACTGGCGGATGAAATCAATCGCACGCCCCCCAAAACCCAAGCCGCTTTACTCGAAGCCATGCAGGAACAACAGGTGACTTTAGACGGTCAAACCCGCCCCCTATCGGATTTTTTTTGGGTCATTGCCACGCAAAACTCCCTGGAATTTGAAGGCACCTATCCCCTGCCCGAAGCCCAATTAGACCGCTTTTTATTCAAATTAGTTGTGGATTATCCTGATTTAGAAAGTGAAAAAAAGATGCTGAAAAGTGAGTTTTCCGGGCTGGGGAAACCGGCACATTTAGCCTTACTCCATCCCCTGACAACGGTGCAGGAACTGTTAGAATGCCGTCAAATTTTAAGCCAAATTGTGGTGAGTGATAACCTTGTGGATTATCTCTTGCATTTGGTTCAACGCACCCGTCAACACCCGGACGTTTCCCTGGGAGCTTCCCCCCGGGCGGCGGTGGTGTGGTTAGCCAGCAGTCGGGCACAGGCGGCGATCCAAGGACGGGAATTTGTCACCCCGGATGATGTGAAATCGGTGGCGTTACCCCTCCTGCGCCATCGGTTATTATTGCGCCCGGAAGCCCAATTGGAGGGGCTAAAAGTGGATACGGTGATTCAAAATATATTGGCACAGGTGCCGGTGCCCAGGTAA
- a CDS encoding DUF475 domain-containing protein — protein sequence MLDQLIELPQQFGLQTLITIGILVLLEAVLSADNAIALAAIVQGLHDPKMEQQALNWGLSVAFILRILLILTATWVLKFPLVSIAGGLYLLWLAVNYVRTRGKEAGDEEFKKLTPAESIWQVVPTLALTDLAFSLDSITTAIAVAEQTWLVLLGGVIGIIALRFLAGLFIRWLEIYTHLQDAGYATVVLVGMRLLLKATRPEWIPPEWVTTSVILMLFVWGFSKRNPEAPRSS from the coding sequence ATGCTTGACCAACTGATCGAACTACCCCAACAATTTGGACTGCAAACCCTGATTACCATTGGGATTTTGGTTTTACTCGAAGCAGTACTTTCTGCTGATAATGCCATTGCATTAGCCGCCATTGTCCAGGGACTTCATGACCCCAAAATGGAGCAACAGGCTTTGAACTGGGGGTTGAGTGTCGCTTTTATTTTGCGAATTTTATTGATTTTAACCGCCACCTGGGTCTTAAAATTTCCCCTGGTCTCGATTGCGGGGGGATTGTATTTACTCTGGTTAGCGGTCAACTATGTGCGAACCCGGGGTAAAGAGGCAGGGGATGAGGAATTCAAAAAGCTCACCCCGGCGGAGTCCATTTGGCAGGTGGTGCCCACCTTGGCTTTAACGGATTTGGCGTTTTCTTTAGATAGTATTACCACAGCCATTGCAGTGGCGGAACAAACCTGGCTTGTCCTGTTGGGTGGGGTAATCGGGATTATTGCCCTGAGATTTTTAGCGGGTTTATTTATCCGTTGGTTGGAAATTTATACCCATCTTCAGGATGCGGGTTATGCCACGGTGGTTTTGGTGGGGATGCGGTTACTTCTGAAAGCCACTCGCCCCGAATGGATCCCCCCGGAATGGGTGACCACCAGTGTGATTTTAATGCTCTTTGTGTGGGGATTTTCTAAGCGAAATCCTGAGGCTCCCCGCTCTTCCTAA
- a CDS encoding Mo-dependent nitrogenase C-terminal domain-containing protein: MSDNAVVDLGHSDLWLRGLLTVAWADGNYTDEEKTLVKDLLGNNEIDNFEPLKPQELADIFSPDDPKIDDFLRTAVMVAIADGTYSESEDQLLQEFCQTLGRSSDILSGLKATLVKREGEQCVPSEEAHHDLLDPVRTWLDQMQIHDPKVARFLCRMIPAQCPFERDVVLFGRKIVHIPPMCKLNPLYEQLVGLRFRALSYLAEQGEDVPN, translated from the coding sequence ATGAGTGATAATGCCGTTGTTGATTTGGGACACAGTGACCTCTGGCTCCGAGGCTTATTAACCGTGGCCTGGGCGGATGGAAATTATACGGATGAGGAAAAAACCTTGGTTAAGGATTTATTAGGCAATAATGAAATAGATAATTTTGAACCCCTGAAACCCCAGGAATTGGCAGATATATTTAGCCCGGATGACCCGAAAATTGATGATTTTTTACGAACTGCCGTGATGGTGGCGATTGCCGATGGTACCTATTCGGAATCGGAAGACCAATTACTACAGGAATTTTGCCAAACGCTGGGGCGTTCTAGTGATATTTTGTCGGGTTTGAAAGCAACATTAGTGAAACGGGAAGGGGAACAATGCGTTCCCAGTGAAGAAGCACACCATGACCTCCTTGATCCCGTGCGAACATGGCTCGATCAAATGCAAATTCATGACCCCAAGGTTGCCCGTTTTCTCTGTCGAATGATTCCAGCGCAATGCCCTTTTGAGCGGGATGTGGTTTTATTCGGTCGCAAAATCGTTCACATTCCCCCCATGTGCAAACTGAATCCCCTTTATGAACAATTGGTCGGCTTGCGATTTCGGGCCCTTTCCTATCTGGCAGAGCAGGGAGAAGACGTACCCAACTGA
- a CDS encoding DUF4079 domain-containing protein: MKLTDFLRLIHPTLTVIVVFPLIGMVSNLAWQTMQRRRQTKDGGKSKIPPMVGPEHAKLGRWLTGSVVGSVLIGVMIPITKNILKKNVWSTNPTQVVLIGLFLVGTIAALIALYYAQKKVWRAVFATLTGVGLVVLGAQDGVWRRGFEWWVSHYYYGITAALLMVFSLAILPDIYQDRTHTWRKVHIALNTLALLLFIGQGFTGTRDLLEIPLSWQEPAVYSCDFVNLTCPQGQPQP, from the coding sequence ATGAAATTAACGGACTTCTTACGGCTGATTCACCCGACCCTAACGGTGATTGTGGTTTTTCCTTTGATTGGCATGGTCAGCAATTTGGCTTGGCAAACCATGCAACGTCGCCGCCAAACTAAGGACGGGGGCAAAAGTAAAATTCCCCCGATGGTGGGTCCAGAACACGCAAAATTGGGACGCTGGCTCACGGGTTCGGTAGTGGGTTCGGTGCTGATTGGAGTGATGATCCCAATTACCAAAAATATCCTCAAGAAAAATGTTTGGAGTACCAATCCCACTCAAGTCGTTTTAATTGGGTTATTCCTGGTGGGAACCATTGCGGCTTTGATTGCCCTTTATTACGCTCAAAAAAAGGTTTGGCGGGCGGTTTTTGCCACCCTCACTGGCGTGGGTTTAGTCGTTTTGGGTGCCCAAGATGGGGTATGGCGACGGGGTTTTGAATGGTGGGTTTCCCATTACTATTACGGCATCACGGCGGCTTTGTTAATGGTGTTTTCCCTGGCGATTTTACCAGATATTTATCAAGACCGTACTCACACCTGGCGGAAGGTACATATTGCCCTCAATACGCTTGCCCTATTATTATTCATCGGTCAGGGATTTACCGGCACCCGGGATTTGCTAGAAATTCCTTTGAGTTGGCAGGAACCCGCTGTTTATTCCTGTGATTTTGTTAATCTCACCTGTCCCCAAGGTCAACCCCAGCCTTGA